The Bacteroides sp. AN502(2024) DNA segment AAGAGTAGAAACCCTTTAGGTTGAAGAGGTGCATCGCTTTCCGGAGTTGCTGAATAATGCACGATTGCCCCATGCTCTTTATATCCTGCAATGGTATCGAAACTTTCTCCCATGTAGAGAGGCTGCGCTGCTCTGAACTCATGCAATTTTTTATCTATACTTAATTCCGTTTCTTTTCCAGTGCATACAGATTCTTCCAGCCACTTAAGGAATTTGACAAGTGCCACTCCATCCCGTTGCATGGCAGCATGTATGCCGGCTATTTCCTGCTCATTACGAATGGCTTTCAATAATGTGACGGGAGACTCGCCACGAATAATGGAACATTTCGGATTGATGGCCGAGTAAATCGCATAATTCGTTTTTCGTGGATCAATAAGGATATTTTCACCGGGGAAAGAGTTCAGGAATGTCTCTACCTCCTCATATTTTTGTATTCCTATTTGTTGTTTCTTCAGATAGGTCTTGACCTCCGACGTCACTTTTTCCGGTGAAATGAAGTAAGTTACCTGATCCTGTGTAATTAAAAGGTAGCTCACTATGACTGGATTGCAATGTATATCGTTTCCTCGTAGATTGAGAGTCCATGCTATTTCGTCCAGTGCAGATATGAATAAAGCATAGATACCTTTCTTTTTCAACTCCGTACGGATGGTGGATATTTTTTCTTCGCAGCTTTTTCCTGCATATTTGATATCATAGATAAAGGCTGGAGAATCAGGTATGGAGGGCCGGTCTTTCCAGATGTTTTTTAATGGATCTCCAACTATATCTACCTGTAACTGATGTGCTGCTAGTTCTTCTTTTATCTGTTCGACCTGTTGTACGGAGAACATTTTCCCATCGATACTTACAGATTCTCCGGTTTTTAAGTACTGACAGAGAAACTCTGTTATGCTTGGAGTTTCCGGCAACATTTCTTTGTAGAGTGTGATACCGCTGCCTTCCAGTTCTTTCGCTGCCTGAAGAAAGTAACGTGAGTCGGTCCATAATCCCGCTTTGTCCATCAGGATGACCACTGTTCCTGCAGAACCTGTAAAACCAGAAATCCATTCGCGTGACATCCAGTGGGCGGCTACATATTCACTAAGATGGGGGTCAGTACTAGGGATAATGAATGCTTTAATGTGATTGGCATGGAATGTCATGCGTAGTGCATGTATTCGTTCTTTTATGTTCTGTTTCATAAATTATATTATTATAGACATGTAAGTGTTCAAAGGTACTAACTTTCTGCATTTAATGACTTGTTTATGAATAGTTTTTGAGAAATTTTTGCCGAAAGTTTTGTGGATAAAGAAAGTATGTGTAATTTTGCGACGCAATTCAACTGCGGAATTTTTTTAATCATAACATATTAATAGTAACAAAATGATTGTAGTACCTGTAAAAGAAGGCGAAAACATTGAAAAAGCGCTGAAAAAGTTCAAAAGAAAATTCGAGAAAACTGGCATCGTAAAAGAATTGAGAAGTAGACAGCAGTTTGATAAACCGTCTGTAATTAAAAGACTTAAGAAAGAACGCGCAGTTTACGTACAACAACTTCAGCAAGTAGAAGATTAATAATTCGTAAATTCCTTTGATTTATTGAATTCTTTTCATACATTCGTTGCACGATTTTAGATGTAGCGATATTATGTTGATAGAATCTTTTCTTGATTATCTCCAGTATGAGCGGAACTATTCTGAGAAAACCGTTCTTGCATACGGTGAAGATATAAAGCAACTGCAGGAGTTTGCTCAGGAAGAGTATGGAAAATTTAATCCGTTAGAGGTCGAGGCTGAACTGATTCGTGACTGGATTGTTTCATTGATGGATAAAGGGTATACCTCAACTTCTGTAAATCGTAAGCTAAGTTCACTCCGGACGTATTACAAGTATCTTATAAGACAGGGAGAAACGGTTGTAGATCCATTGTGTAAAATAAAAGGACCTAAAAACAAAAAAGCGTTGCCTGTGTTCTTAAAAGAGAACGAAATGAATCGGTTATTGGATGATATGGATTTTGGCGAAGGATTTAAAGGTTGTCGGGATCGGTTGGTTATTGAAATGTTTTATGTTACAGGCATGAGGCTTTCAGAATTGATAGGTTTGGATGATAAGGATGTGGATTTTTCGGCTTCTCTTCTGAAAGTAACCGGGAAAAGAAATAAGCAACGGCTGATACCGTTTGGTGATGAGCTACGGGAGTTGATGCTTGAATATATTAATGTAAGAAACGAAACGATTCGGGAAAGGCCAGAAGCTTTCTTTGTTAGAGAGAATGGTGAACGGCTTTATAAGAGTCTAGTCTATAATTTAGTGAAACGAAACCTGTCAAAGGTGGCGACGCTGAAAAAAAAGAGTCCTCACGTATTGAGGCATACTTTTGCTACCACAATGCTGAATAATGAAGCAGAGTTGGGCGCGGTAAAAGAACTTTTGGGTCACGAGAGTATTACGACGACCGAGATCTATACGCATGCCACATTTGAAGAACTTAAAAAAGTGTATAAACAAGCTCATCCAAGAGCTTAAAAAAAGGAGGTAAGTATGGATGTTAGAATTCAATCAATTCACTTTGATGCGTCAGAGCAATTACAGGCATTTATTCAGAAGAAAGTGGCCAAGTTGGAAAAATATTACGAAGATATAAAGAAAGTAGAGGTGTCATTGAAGGTAGTAAAACCAGAAGTTGCTGAAAATAAAGAAGCTGGCATTAAAGTATTGATCCCCAATGGGGAGTTTTATGCAAGCAAAGTATGCGATACATTTGAAGAGGCAATTGATTTAGATGTGGAAGCGCTCGGAAAACAACTGGTTAAATACAAGGAAAAGCAACGTAATAAATAAAAAATCCCAAATATTTTGCGGGAAAGAAATAAATAACTAAATTTGCAGCCGTTTCGCTCACGTTAGAACGTGACGGTTGCATTTTTTAGTAACTTGCCTCTTTAGCTCAGTTGGCCAGAGCACGTGATTTGTAATCTCGGGGTCGTTGGTTCGAATCCGACAAGAGGCTCGAAAAGAAATATAAGAACAAGATAGAGCGTTTGTCTTAGCGTATTGTTTTGAAAAATAGTTCTTTTATTTCTTGATTTTGAAAAGGGCAAATACCAGAGTGGCCAAATGGGGCAGACTGTAAATCTGCTGGCTTACGCCTTCGGTGGTTCGAATCCATCTTTGCCCACAATCAGAGTGATAACTCTGGCAAGAATGCGGAAGTAGCTCAGTTGATAGAGCATTAGCCTTCCAAGCTGAGGGTCGCGGGTTTGAGTCCCGTCTTCCGCTCTTTTCTTGCTGTTATAGCTCAGTGGTAGAGCACTTCCTTGGTAAGGAAGAGGTCCCGGGTTCAAATCCCGGTAACAGCTCATAAAGGATGTAAATGCTGATTATTAATCAAATAAATAACAAGTAAAGCTATGGCTAAAGAGAAATTTGAACGTACCAAACCGCACGTAAACATTGGTACAATCGGTCACGTAGACCACGGTAAGACAACGTTGACAGCTGCTATCACTACTGTGTTGGCAAAGAAAGGTCTTTCAGAATTGCGTTCTTTTGATTCTATCGACAACGCTCCTGAAGAAAAAGAAAGAGGTATCACTATCAATACTTCTCACGTTGAATATCAAACAGCTAACCGTCACTATGCGCACGTAGACTGTCCGGGTCACGCTGACTACGTAAAGAACATGGTAACTGGTGCTGCTCAGATGGATGGTGCTATCATCGTTTGTGCTGCAACTGATGGTCCGATGCCGCAGACTCGTGAACACATCTTGTTGGCTCGTCAGGTAAACGTACCTCGTCTGGTTGTATTCTTGAATAAATGCGATATGGTAGACGACGAAGAAATGTTGGAACTTGTTGAAATGGAAATGAGAGAACTTCTTTCATTCTATGATTTCGATGGTGACAATACTCCTATCATCCGTGGTTCTGCTCTTGGCGCATTGAACGGTGTTGAAAAATGGGAAAATAAAGTTATGGAACTGATGGATGCAGTTGATAACTGGATTCCGCTGCCTCCGCGTGATGTTGATAAACCATTCTTGATGCCAGTTGAAGATGTGTTCTCTATCACAGGTCGTGGTACTGTAGCAACAGGTCGTATCGAAACTGGTGTTA contains these protein-coding regions:
- a CDS encoding aminopeptidase P family protein, with translation MKQNIKERIHALRMTFHANHIKAFIIPSTDPHLSEYVAAHWMSREWISGFTGSAGTVVILMDKAGLWTDSRYFLQAAKELEGSGITLYKEMLPETPSITEFLCQYLKTGESVSIDGKMFSVQQVEQIKEELAAHQLQVDIVGDPLKNIWKDRPSIPDSPAFIYDIKYAGKSCEEKISTIRTELKKKGIYALFISALDEIAWTLNLRGNDIHCNPVIVSYLLITQDQVTYFISPEKVTSEVKTYLKKQQIGIQKYEEVETFLNSFPGENILIDPRKTNYAIYSAINPKCSIIRGESPVTLLKAIRNEQEIAGIHAAMQRDGVALVKFLKWLEESVCTGKETELSIDKKLHEFRAAQPLYMGESFDTIAGYKEHGAIVHYSATPESDAPLQPKGFLLLDSGAQYLDGTTDITRTIALGELTEEEKMDYTLILKGHIALAMAKFPTGTRGAQLDVLARMPIWNHRMNFLHGTGHGVGHFLSVHEGPQSIRMNENPVILQPGMITSNEPGVYKEGSHGIRTENLMLVCKDGEGMFGEYLKFETITLCPICKKGIIKDMLTAEETEWLNNYHQTVYEKLSPSLNKEEKVWLQEATAPI
- the tuf gene encoding elongation factor Tu — encoded protein: MAKEKFERTKPHVNIGTIGHVDHGKTTLTAAITTVLAKKGLSELRSFDSIDNAPEEKERGITINTSHVEYQTANRHYAHVDCPGHADYVKNMVTGAAQMDGAIIVCAATDGPMPQTREHILLARQVNVPRLVVFLNKCDMVDDEEMLELVEMEMRELLSFYDFDGDNTPIIRGSALGALNGVEKWENKVMELMDAVDNWIPLPPRDVDKPFLMPVEDVFSITGRGTVATGRIETGVIHVGDEVEILGLGEDKKSVVTGVEMFRKLLDQGEAGDNVGLLLRGIDKNEIKRGMVLCKPGQIKPHSKFKAEVYILKKEEGGRHTPFHNKYRPQFYLRTMDCTGEITLPEGTEMVMPGDNVTITVELIYPVALNSGLRFAIREGGRTVGAGQITEIID
- the xerC gene encoding tyrosine recombinase XerC, with the protein product MLIESFLDYLQYERNYSEKTVLAYGEDIKQLQEFAQEEYGKFNPLEVEAELIRDWIVSLMDKGYTSTSVNRKLSSLRTYYKYLIRQGETVVDPLCKIKGPKNKKALPVFLKENEMNRLLDDMDFGEGFKGCRDRLVIEMFYVTGMRLSELIGLDDKDVDFSASLLKVTGKRNKQRLIPFGDELRELMLEYINVRNETIRERPEAFFVRENGERLYKSLVYNLVKRNLSKVATLKKKSPHVLRHTFATTMLNNEAELGAVKELLGHESITTTEIYTHATFEELKKVYKQAHPRA
- the hpf gene encoding ribosome hibernation-promoting factor, HPF/YfiA family; translated protein: MDVRIQSIHFDASEQLQAFIQKKVAKLEKYYEDIKKVEVSLKVVKPEVAENKEAGIKVLIPNGEFYASKVCDTFEEAIDLDVEALGKQLVKYKEKQRNK
- the rpsU gene encoding 30S ribosomal protein S21, which encodes MIVVPVKEGENIEKALKKFKRKFEKTGIVKELRSRQQFDKPSVIKRLKKERAVYVQQLQQVED